The DNA segment ccaaacCCGTGGGCACCAACCTCCTGTCGCgcatcctgtaccggtacagacggacccttgtaccggtacagcaagcgacttCCCacggtggttgtaccggtacagaccaacccttgtaccggtacagcagagTAAAAATTCTGCAATTTCGCAGATTTTCACACAGAAAGATGACCTCGCGTCAAACGGAGTCCGTTtcgcgtctatttgacgccaacgcaaCTCGGGCTTGTCTTGACACTCTCCAGAACTGTCGACAAGTCCCCACTGACAGAAACGGGGTCTCACAATTGCAGCTAGAGATAGATGCACTAAAGAATGTGCAATGTCTTGGCCACTGGTTTTAGTAACTTGAATGGAAAAGGTCTTTTAATCGCACGGCACAAATGCTTAAACCCAAGTAGCTCTTACTAGTTTATACCCGAGTAGTTTCTCATTATCTCCAATGTGCACCGTGATAAGTAGCGAGGTTGATGGAAGATCTTGAAGCGAAACAAAAATGGCTTGGCAAAAAATACAATCAAGACATACGAGTTCATTTCTTTCTCTTACCGGTCTTTTAAGGAGGGAGTCCTCTTTAAATAGAGACGTACTGAGAAGATTCATTTTTTGTTAAGCTAACTTAGTGTGAAGCATGTTATTCCGTTGAGTTTTTGTCAATCCAGCTGGATCAGGCATAGATCATCTCAAGAAGCTTCATCGTTGACACAATAGAGTTAATCCTGTACTTTTCATCGGGTAATCGGTTTCAATTTGTGTGCTTTTTCACCATTAACTTTTGTTTCTCTGCATCGAAGCCAACTCATTTAAGTCACTCTTGTTTTCTTGTACAAGTCCTTGAAGATTCGATTGAAACCAATTTTGTCACCATACTATAGAATCTTGCAGATACAGATATGTAGATCAATAAGCTTGCGAATCAATTCATTAGTTATTGACTTTGTCAGAACCCTAAACTGAGACGACGACTCGACTACCATGTGAATGTATTGTGCATGCACTACAGTAAATTGCAGAATCTAGATGACAACATTTTTACCTAATGTCTTGCATCTGTGCCAGATTGGTCCTAATAGTTTAGTTTTTATCTTCATAGGTGGTCGTCATCTCAATGCATTTCCAGACGCTTATCGACCGACGAATTTTATTGATACACCTACTGAACTAGAAACTCACGATTGCAATTGTTCGAAGTATAAAAACTTTCTGTAATCAGCCGTTAAGGATGAAAAATATGATTTGAATGTATTATATTTCCTTTTCGAAGATCTCCAATTTTGTACATTTATGTCACGACcgtcagcttttttttttccccacacAATGCAGGGAATCTGCGCGCATGTTGACCTGATGCGGTTCGAGGACGGGATCGCGATAGTCTCCTTAGAATCCCCATGCATAATGCATTTCACGCGGCCTACGACAGACATGGAAGTCGGCACAACCGCAACCCTAGAGGAAGATCGTGAGCTTACGAAGAGAGTCCCTGTTTTGTTAACCCCGGGCTCGTTGGTTCTCATGTCGGGGGAAGTGCGGTATCTGTGGAAGCACGAGATAAACCGGAAGCCGGGGAATCAGGTGTGGGAAGGGAAGGAGATCCAGCAGGGCAGAAGGACTTCTGTCACCTTAAGAAAGCTCTGCCCATCACCACCCAGCTGAATGT comes from the Ananas comosus cultivar F153 unplaced genomic scaffold, ASM154086v1, whole genome shotgun sequence genome and includes:
- the LOC109705255 gene encoding uncharacterized protein P8A3.02c-like, translated to MQGICAHVDLMRFEDGIAIVSLESPCIMHFTRPTTDMEVGTTATLEEDRELTKRVPVLLTPGSLVLMSGEVRYLWKHEINRKPGNQVWEGKEIQQGRRTSVTLRKLCPSPPS